A window of Novosphingobium terrae contains these coding sequences:
- a CDS encoding HpcH/HpaI aldolase family protein: protein MTDALSTNASTFRQRLQSGGTLIGTFLKTPSPIVTEVLALTDLDCLCIDAEHAPFDRLAIDGSIAMARAAAMPMLVRVPTASPEHILNALDCGATGVVAPHIRSAAEAQAFARACHYGAGGRGYAGSSRAALYTTRAMADHLAGSAAQTVAIAQIEDPEAVEDIDAIAAVPGIDALFVGRVDLTVAYGAASQDDPRVVAAVERICEAGRRHNRRVGMFLARPQDVPLWEEKGASLFLLGSDHSFMLQGAAQLLAQSRP from the coding sequence ATGACCGACGCCCTATCCACAAACGCCAGCACCTTTCGTCAACGCCTGCAATCGGGCGGCACGCTGATCGGCACATTCCTCAAGACGCCCTCCCCCATCGTCACGGAGGTGCTGGCGCTCACCGACCTCGATTGCCTGTGCATCGATGCCGAACACGCCCCCTTCGACCGGCTCGCCATCGATGGCAGCATCGCCATGGCCCGGGCCGCCGCCATGCCCATGCTGGTCCGCGTGCCCACGGCAAGCCCGGAGCATATCCTCAACGCGCTCGATTGCGGAGCGACAGGCGTTGTCGCCCCGCATATCCGCAGCGCTGCCGAGGCGCAGGCCTTTGCCCGCGCCTGCCATTATGGCGCGGGCGGGCGGGGCTATGCCGGTTCCTCACGCGCCGCCCTTTACACCACGCGCGCCATGGCCGACCATCTGGCGGGCAGCGCCGCGCAGACCGTCGCTATCGCCCAGATCGAGGACCCCGAAGCCGTGGAGGACATCGATGCCATCGCTGCCGTACCGGGCATTGATGCGCTCTTCGTGGGCCGGGTCGATCTGACGGTGGCTTATGGCGCGGCCTCTCAGGATGATCCGCGCGTGGTCGCGGCGGTGGAGCGCATCTGCGAGGCCGGTCGACGCCACAATCGACGGGTCGGCATGTTCCTCGCTCGCCCGCAGGATGTGCCCCTGTGGGAGGAGAAAGGCGCCAGCCTGTTCCTGCTCGGATCGGACCACAGCTTTATGCTGCAGGGTGCGGCCCAACTGCTGGCGCAGAGCCGGCCATGA
- a CDS encoding nuclear transport factor 2 family protein, with protein sequence MTDAQTPKKPAAAPQAVPAQPGRVLQVERRDFTQLVPENRPRVQSMRGFDDCYTDIVDYIVRCTHRIWDERDVGLIYSHYTHNCVAYTTLGTMYDRETHIRDTIQRLVEFPDRRGMAQQVIWNGDDVNGFYTSHMTHGSGRHTQIGAWGKPTGRTYCTRTVADCMILENKIYKEWIVRDNMGPLIQVGIDPHEFAQSLAQRKFDLGEPVMDTAENRRLLGQYPPESEADLSIANNEGEAQLLTWLHHIYNKRMFGKIHEIYAPNCQWHGPLMRELYGVAAVLQQTMRLVALMPDCSFVPQHICSVESEEGGTKYALRWVMDGHHLGYGSLGAPTGHPLFVMGVTHFHIKDGKIVDEWAVYDEFSMLVQLKLAALQAAA encoded by the coding sequence GTGACTGACGCCCAAACCCCAAAAAAGCCCGCCGCCGCCCCGCAAGCTGTCCCTGCCCAGCCGGGCCGCGTGCTGCAGGTCGAACGCCGCGATTTCACCCAGCTCGTGCCCGAAAACCGCCCCCGCGTGCAGAGCATGCGCGGCTTCGACGATTGCTACACCGACATCGTCGACTACATCGTGCGCTGCACCCACCGCATCTGGGACGAACGCGATGTCGGGCTGATCTACAGCCATTACACCCACAATTGCGTCGCCTACACCACGCTGGGCACGATGTATGACCGCGAAACCCATATCCGCGACACCATCCAGCGCCTCGTGGAATTCCCCGACCGGCGCGGCATGGCGCAGCAGGTGATCTGGAACGGCGACGATGTGAACGGCTTCTACACCAGCCATATGACGCATGGCTCGGGCCGCCACACGCAGATCGGCGCCTGGGGCAAGCCCACGGGCCGCACCTACTGCACCCGAACCGTGGCCGACTGCATGATCCTTGAGAACAAGATCTACAAGGAATGGATCGTGCGGGATAATATGGGTCCGCTGATCCAGGTCGGGATCGACCCGCATGAGTTCGCGCAATCGCTGGCCCAGCGCAAGTTCGACCTTGGCGAGCCGGTGATGGACACCGCCGAAAACCGCCGCTTGCTGGGCCAATATCCGCCCGAGAGCGAGGCCGACCTCTCCATCGCCAACAACGAGGGCGAGGCGCAGCTGCTCACCTGGCTGCACCACATCTACAACAAGCGCATGTTCGGCAAGATCCACGAGATCTACGCCCCCAACTGCCAGTGGCACGGCCCGCTGATGCGCGAGCTGTATGGCGTGGCGGCGGTGCTGCAGCAGACGATGCGCCTTGTGGCGCTGATGCCCGATTGCAGCTTTGTGCCGCAGCATATCTGCTCGGTGGAGAGCGAGGAAGGCGGCACCAAATATGCCCTGCGCTGGGTGATGGATGGCCATCATCTGGGCTATGGCTCGCTGGGGGCGCCCACCGGCCATCCGCTCTTCGTGATGGGCGTGACGCATTTCCATATCAAAGACGGCAAGATCGTCGATGAATGGGCGGTCTATGACGAGTTCTCGATGCTGGTGCAGCTGAAGCTGGCCGCCCTTCAGGCCGCCGCCTGA
- a CDS encoding cupin domain-containing protein, with protein MTQSANGGIASDGLAGTAMAGRLVRYADLVPCRTAFIDTRTPGSTEKENFTIIGPGVSESPDQFVHIAQPHGFNIGGARQPFGCVNSQHSHETAEVFVVHSGHWRLLFGPNCEDGSLEIGPGDVASVPTQMFRGFEKVDEGTGFLWVALGQDEPGKVTWAPAVLEAAADFGLKLTKGGQLIDTSSGDYELRDVELETGLDAEAAAQLRTPPLEKLLQCVVRAGEAPANPDSPLAAPGVVEAGVIVPQATNDGFAPGPISGWWPHGFNLRQLTLQTGAYVPLHARAEEEVIFIQSGTLEVSWADGSLIMGAGDTLTVPIGLQHGFRNTASVPCEAIVVRGSEDPARPVFASQG; from the coding sequence GTGACACAATCTGCAAACGGGGGGATCGCCAGCGATGGGCTGGCTGGAACGGCGATGGCCGGCCGTCTGGTGCGCTATGCCGACCTCGTGCCCTGCCGCACCGCTTTTATCGACACCCGCACCCCCGGTTCGACCGAGAAGGAAAACTTCACGATCATCGGCCCGGGCGTGTCTGAAAGCCCCGATCAATTCGTGCATATCGCCCAGCCGCATGGCTTCAACATCGGCGGCGCGCGTCAGCCCTTCGGTTGCGTCAATTCGCAGCACAGCCATGAGACGGCGGAGGTTTTCGTCGTCCATTCCGGACATTGGCGGCTGCTGTTCGGCCCCAATTGCGAGGACGGTTCGCTGGAGATCGGCCCCGGGGATGTGGCCTCGGTGCCGACGCAGATGTTCCGCGGTTTCGAGAAGGTCGATGAGGGTACGGGCTTTCTCTGGGTCGCGCTGGGGCAGGATGAGCCCGGCAAGGTGACCTGGGCGCCTGCCGTGCTGGAGGCTGCCGCCGATTTCGGTCTGAAGCTGACCAAGGGCGGCCAACTGATCGACACCAGCAGCGGCGATTACGAGCTGCGCGATGTCGAGCTGGAAACCGGCCTCGATGCCGAGGCTGCCGCGCAATTGCGCACGCCGCCTTTGGAAAAACTGCTGCAATGCGTGGTGCGCGCCGGGGAGGCTCCTGCCAATCCTGACTCGCCGCTGGCTGCGCCGGGCGTGGTGGAGGCCGGGGTGATCGTGCCTCAGGCCACCAACGATGGCTTTGCGCCGGGGCCGATTTCCGGCTGGTGGCCGCATGGCTTCAACCTGCGCCAGCTGACCCTGCAGACCGGCGCTTATGTGCCGCTGCATGCCCGCGCCGAGGAAGAGGTGATCTTCATCCAGTCCGGCACGCTGGAGGTCAGCTGGGCCGATGGCAGCCTGATTATGGGCGCGGGCGATACGCTGACCGTGCCGATTGGCCTGCAGCATGGGTTCCGCAACACCGCCTCCGTGCCGTGTGAGGCGATTGTCGTGCGTGGTTCGGAAGATCCCGCAAGGCCGGTGTTCGCCAGCCAAGGCTAA
- a CDS encoding LacI family DNA-binding transcriptional regulator codes for MPKPQTNKKSTSTIMEQGRRPTSYDVARIAGVSQSAVSRCFAPNASIGAAKRELILKVAAEIGYKPNALAQALISKRTNIVALIISARTNLYYPEVLAELSARLNERDMRVLLFSLSEESEVDGVLDQIWRHSVDGVISAARLSAAQVAQFAEHRVPLVLYNRVATAAPSVRCDSVSGERHLVEHLLAAGHRRFGLISGPADSYVGEERRTAALAALAQAGVGDVAESRGDFSYDSGHRAMHALHQAAGKLDAVIAVSDLMAIGAMDAARRDLGLSIPGDLSVVGFDGAGPARWGSYDLTSVRQPVRRMTDAAVSMLVERIEDATAPAEQRLFTGELLSGSSARIAVPAM; via the coding sequence ATGCCCAAACCGCAGACCAACAAGAAATCCACCTCCACCATTATGGAGCAGGGGCGGCGACCAACATCCTATGATGTCGCGCGGATCGCGGGTGTCTCGCAATCGGCGGTGTCGCGCTGTTTTGCGCCCAATGCCTCGATCGGGGCGGCCAAGCGTGAGTTGATCCTGAAGGTGGCCGCCGAAATCGGCTATAAACCCAATGCCTTGGCACAGGCCCTGATTTCCAAGCGCACGAATATTGTGGCGCTTATCATTTCGGCGCGCACCAATCTCTATTATCCCGAAGTGCTGGCCGAATTGAGCGCCCGGCTGAATGAGCGCGATATGCGCGTGCTGCTGTTCTCGCTGTCGGAGGAAAGCGAGGTCGATGGCGTGCTGGACCAGATCTGGCGCCATTCGGTCGATGGGGTGATCTCGGCGGCGCGGCTTTCGGCAGCACAGGTGGCGCAGTTTGCCGAGCATCGCGTGCCGCTGGTGCTTTATAACCGCGTGGCGACGGCGGCGCCTTCAGTGCGCTGCGATTCCGTCTCGGGTGAGCGGCATCTGGTCGAGCATCTGCTGGCTGCCGGGCATCGCCGTTTCGGGCTGATTTCCGGCCCCGCAGACAGCTATGTCGGCGAGGAACGGCGCACGGCGGCGCTCGCCGCGCTGGCGCAGGCCGGTGTGGGTGATGTGGCGGAAAGCCGGGGTGACTTCTCCTATGACAGCGGCCACCGCGCGATGCATGCCTTGCATCAAGCTGCAGGCAAACTGGATGCCGTGATCGCGGTGAGCGATCTGATGGCGATTGGCGCGATGGATGCGGCGCGGCGCGATCTGGGGCTGAGCATCCCGGGCGATCTCTCCGTGGTGGGCTTTGACGGCGCAGGGCCTGCGCGCTGGGGCAGTTATGATCTCACCTCGGTGCGGCAGCCGGTGCGGCGCATGACCGATGCGGCGGTCTCCATGCTGGTCGAGCGGATCGAGGATGCCACGGCGCCCGCCGAGCAGCGTCTGTTCACCGGCGAATTGCTGAGCGGCAGCAGTGCGCGAATCGCTGTTCCCGCCATGTGA
- a CDS encoding amidase, translating into MIEPLTQGGAQDALSHCLSLILQEDDRWHAMLAINPQAEAEAEAADRAAWENQRLGPLHGVMLAIKDNIDVAGMATTSGCKALAGAVATSDAPVVARLRAAGAIVVGKTNLSEFSFDIRSRSSLGGDVLCPYAPDSTAGGSSGGSAVAVAREFAMAALGTDTGGSIRIPAACNGLVGLRPAHGMLSLEGVAPLAPSTDTIGPITSSVADARLLYEIMGGQIGGDARARRVGVVRQAFGQDERILAACQHGLNRLAEAGIELVDPLALPGVEDLLAGPHIVDAEFGAAFDAYLATHFGPGTAPASLAELVAGGAFLPDHRDTLIARMAVKSDAAAPILARHRELTAMLQAVMAQHGLDALFYPTMRVIPEGLGNPPGGWAAELAARSGWPAISVPVAAPGERPVGGELLVPAGQEASLFALAAMLERR; encoded by the coding sequence ATGATCGAGCCGCTGACACAAGGCGGCGCTCAGGATGCCCTGAGCCATTGCCTGAGCCTGATCCTTCAGGAGGATGACCGCTGGCATGCCATGCTCGCCATCAATCCTCAGGCTGAAGCCGAAGCGGAAGCTGCTGACCGGGCCGCATGGGAGAACCAAAGGCTCGGCCCGTTGCATGGCGTGATGCTGGCCATCAAGGACAACATCGATGTCGCCGGAATGGCCACCACATCGGGGTGCAAGGCGCTGGCAGGGGCCGTTGCCACCAGCGACGCCCCCGTGGTGGCGCGATTGCGCGCAGCAGGCGCGATCGTGGTGGGGAAGACCAACCTTTCCGAATTCTCTTTCGACATCCGCTCGCGCAGCTCTTTGGGCGGGGATGTGCTCTGCCCCTACGCTCCCGACAGCACAGCGGGCGGATCGAGCGGAGGATCGGCGGTGGCCGTGGCGCGCGAATTTGCCATGGCGGCGCTGGGCACGGATACGGGCGGATCGATCCGCATTCCGGCGGCCTGCAACGGGCTGGTCGGCCTGCGTCCGGCGCATGGCATGCTGTCGCTTGAAGGCGTTGCACCGCTGGCGCCCAGCACCGACACCATCGGCCCCATCACAAGCAGCGTGGCGGATGCGCGGTTGCTCTACGAAATCATGGGCGGGCAAATCGGCGGGGATGCGCGCGCCCGGCGCGTCGGCGTGGTGAGGCAGGCCTTCGGGCAGGATGAGCGCATTCTGGCCGCCTGCCAGCATGGGTTGAACCGGCTGGCCGAGGCAGGAATTGAACTGGTCGATCCACTCGCCCTGCCCGGCGTGGAGGATTTGCTGGCTGGCCCGCATATCGTCGATGCCGAATTCGGCGCGGCGTTTGATGCCTATCTCGCCACACATTTCGGACCCGGAACAGCGCCCGCGTCTCTTGCAGAGCTGGTTGCCGGCGGCGCCTTCCTGCCCGATCACCGTGACACGCTGATCGCGCGCATGGCCGTCAAGAGCGATGCGGCAGCCCCCATTCTGGCCCGCCATCGCGAACTCACCGCCATGCTGCAAGCCGTGATGGCGCAGCACGGGCTGGACGCCCTGTTCTACCCCACCATGCGCGTCATTCCCGAGGGGCTGGGCAATCCGCCGGGCGGCTGGGCTGCGGAGCTGGCAGCGCGCAGCGGCTGGCCCGCGATCAGCGTGCCCGTCGCCGCGCCCGGCGAACGTCCTGTCGGCGGGGAATTGTTGGTGCCTGCCGGGCAGGAAGCCTCCCTCTTCGCGCTGGCCGCGATGCTGGAGCGCCGCTGA
- the hisD gene encoding histidinol dehydrogenase, whose amino-acid sequence MSTAPQGFSETTTYIKAPARDSIADNNDVTGIVASVLADVHREGDAAVRHYSAKFDNADLEQFEVSQADRLAALDELDPQTRADTEFAIENVRRFAEAQLSTILPLEIEPIPGLHLGHRVIPIDRVGAYVPGGRFPLLSAPIMTIVPGKVAGCAEVVACLPPNAHRAMIAGCHLSGADRIFRIGGAQAIAAMAYGTQTVPQVNKIMGPGNAFVNEAKRQVFGPVGIDQLAGPSEIFVVADSSGAPELIACDLLGQAEHDVRTRVGLITTDRALAEATVKEVERQLETLATAKVAAESWANYGEIVLCDSEASMIAYSDHVAAEHLQVHTADPHGFAKKLRNYGSLFIGENASVVYSDKNVGTNHTLPTMGAGRYTGGLWVGSYVKIATHQWLEDKAIAAVAPPAIRQSGSEGLEGHQKAAAIRFERLKQNA is encoded by the coding sequence ATGAGCACCGCGCCGCAAGGCTTTTCCGAGACCACCACCTACATCAAGGCCCCCGCCCGCGATTCGATTGCCGACAACAATGATGTCACCGGCATCGTCGCCAGCGTGCTGGCCGATGTCCACCGCGAGGGCGATGCCGCCGTGCGCCACTATTCCGCCAAATTCGACAATGCCGATCTGGAACAGTTCGAAGTGTCGCAGGCCGACCGCCTCGCCGCGCTGGACGAGCTCGATCCCCAGACCCGCGCCGACACCGAATTCGCCATCGAGAACGTGCGCCGCTTTGCCGAAGCACAGCTCTCTACCATTCTGCCGCTGGAGATCGAACCGATCCCCGGCCTGCATCTGGGCCACCGGGTTATCCCCATCGATCGCGTTGGCGCCTATGTGCCGGGCGGCCGCTTCCCGCTGCTCTCCGCGCCGATCATGACCATCGTGCCGGGCAAGGTCGCGGGCTGCGCCGAGGTCGTCGCCTGTCTGCCGCCCAACGCGCATCGCGCGATGATCGCGGGCTGCCACCTCTCGGGCGCGGACCGCATCTTCCGCATCGGCGGGGCGCAGGCCATCGCCGCCATGGCCTATGGCACGCAGACGGTGCCGCAGGTCAACAAGATCATGGGCCCCGGCAATGCTTTTGTGAACGAGGCCAAGCGTCAGGTCTTCGGCCCCGTGGGCATCGACCAGCTGGCGGGCCCTTCCGAAATCTTCGTGGTGGCCGATTCTTCAGGCGCCCCCGAACTGATCGCCTGCGACCTCCTCGGCCAGGCCGAGCATGATGTCCGTACCCGCGTCGGCCTCATCACCACCGACCGCGCTCTGGCCGAGGCCACGGTGAAGGAGGTCGAGCGCCAGCTGGAAACCCTCGCCACCGCCAAAGTTGCGGCGGAAAGCTGGGCCAATTACGGCGAGATCGTGCTGTGCGACAGCGAAGCCTCGATGATCGCCTATTCCGATCACGTTGCCGCCGAGCATCTGCAGGTCCACACCGCCGACCCGCATGGTTTCGCCAAGAAGCTGCGCAATTACGGCTCGCTGTTTATCGGCGAAAACGCCAGCGTGGTCTATTCGGACAAGAATGTCGGCACCAACCACACGCTGCCGACGATGGGCGCGGGGCGCTATACGGGCGGCCTCTGGGTCGGTTCCTATGTGAAGATCGCGACGCATCAGTGGCTGGAAGACAAGGCGATTGCCGCCGTCGCCCCGCCCGCCATCCGCCAGAGCGGCAGCGAGGGCCTCGAAGGCCATCAGAAGGCCGCCGCGATCCGCTTCGAACGCCTGAAGCAGAACGCCTGA
- a CDS encoding alpha/beta fold hydrolase yields the protein MTAPPRIDPDWPLLMLPGTLCDARVFAPMLAGVTRDVLHGDMTGLPSAEALARRLLSTAPARFIPVGFSLGAIVALELAVIAPERVRAMVLIAANGRHVPAADHAARRAAGASDPVAAVDSLWPRSVAARHLEDASLRNLIRDMARQAPQDTLAQQTEVALTRSDKRPLLPAMTMPALVLGGAQDQIAPPALQQELAAGLPHATLQIAQDAGHFLPLECPDFCARALAEWLAPAPAHP from the coding sequence GTGACAGCGCCACCGCGCATCGATCCTGACTGGCCGCTGCTGATGCTGCCCGGCACGCTGTGCGACGCGCGCGTGTTCGCACCGATGCTGGCCGGAGTGACGCGCGATGTGCTGCATGGGGATATGACCGGCCTGCCCAGCGCCGAGGCTCTGGCCCGCAGATTGCTAAGCACCGCCCCCGCCCGCTTCATTCCTGTGGGTTTTTCGCTGGGCGCCATCGTGGCGCTGGAACTGGCGGTCATCGCCCCGGAGCGGGTCCGCGCCATGGTGCTGATCGCCGCCAATGGCCGCCACGTGCCTGCAGCGGATCACGCAGCCCGCCGCGCCGCCGGCGCCAGCGATCCGGTTGCGGCGGTCGACAGTCTCTGGCCCCGTTCGGTTGCGGCTCGGCACCTGGAGGATGCCTCACTGCGCAACCTTATCCGCGATATGGCCCGGCAAGCACCGCAAGACACGCTGGCACAGCAAACCGAAGTCGCCCTCACCCGCAGCGACAAGCGGCCTCTGCTGCCCGCCATGACCATGCCCGCATTGGTGCTGGGCGGCGCGCAAGACCAGATCGCCCCGCCCGCTTTGCAGCAGGAACTGGCTGCTGGCCTGCCCCATGCCACTTTGCAGATCGCCCAAGACGCGGGTCATTTCCTGCCGCTTGAGTGTCCCGATTTCTGCGCCCGCGCGCTTGCCGAATGGCTGGCGCCCGCGCCCGCCCACCCATAA
- a CDS encoding TonB-dependent receptor, whose protein sequence is MHKHPLLRGVSAFTLAMLAAPAMAADQPATTAPAGTAPAANDASNGEIIVTAQRRSEKLRDVPISMTALSGDALNKLHANDISRVEFATPGFTWGSQGSDSFPAIRGVRTSLVSAQNDPVIGFYIDGIYQSRTQQQSIPLFDIARVEVLRGPQGTLYGRNTFGGNVSIVTAEPTRDFGVGANLEKGNYNQSRVDGYINLPVTDTLQLRFSGVFQRHDGYVHSTTPGVVLDDLNENAERVALKWTPTSRLEVNIHAGTWRRDDAGAGSYGYKVAGTLINPATGYQSINGQPYAVNPSVPNGAPNVAGRDVGIPVTGGPWTNNWDYQPFEHIAEDYVSGTAAYNLDLATLKSITGYTHFRAHRSADNDQSSVTFEGLGYGSGVQEANTRSDAFTQEVQLASNGKSALQWIVGAYYLHDAIFETYQQKITAPGATTTGFRADAGLHTDAYALYGQGTYQLIPDLLKVIAGARYSHEKKAFNFADWADAAPGTYNFMSPYSVTSGAPSFSSGTWRAGLQVTPDRNTMIYATASTGFESGGVNDTGGNPAIPSSYAPQKVWAYEAGVKSKILGGKGEIEASGFYNKFSNLQINVYTPLVSYFGSAGQARSYGGELALRLDPVPNLHINTTLSFMNARYTRYISGNNFYGASGGADPVSVDLAGKKIPQSPDFKATVLASYDIDLGKAGTLTPSGNWLHSAGYYTTDYNTVLDYQKAYDKLGASLRWTAAKGNNTYIEAYGDNLTNQATLLSGVVGRLERVQVSYAAPRTYGVRIGTKF, encoded by the coding sequence ATGCACAAGCACCCACTGCTTCGGGGCGTTTCAGCCTTCACACTGGCGATGTTGGCCGCGCCTGCCATGGCCGCAGACCAGCCGGCCACAACCGCACCGGCAGGCACCGCACCGGCAGCCAATGATGCGAGTAACGGCGAGATCATCGTCACCGCCCAGCGCCGCAGCGAAAAGCTGCGTGACGTTCCCATCTCGATGACGGCGCTTTCGGGCGATGCGCTTAACAAGCTGCATGCCAACGATATTTCCCGCGTCGAATTTGCCACGCCGGGCTTCACCTGGGGCTCGCAGGGTTCGGATTCCTTCCCTGCCATTCGCGGCGTGCGCACCAGCCTGGTCTCGGCGCAGAACGACCCTGTGATTGGCTTCTACATCGACGGCATCTATCAGAGCCGCACCCAGCAGCAGTCGATCCCGCTGTTCGACATCGCCCGCGTCGAGGTGCTGCGCGGCCCGCAGGGCACGCTCTATGGTCGTAACACCTTCGGCGGCAATGTCAGCATCGTCACTGCCGAGCCGACCCGTGATTTCGGTGTCGGCGCCAATCTGGAAAAGGGCAATTACAACCAGTCGCGCGTTGACGGCTACATCAACCTGCCCGTCACCGACACGCTGCAGCTGCGCTTTTCCGGCGTGTTCCAGCGCCATGACGGCTATGTCCACTCCACGACGCCGGGGGTTGTTCTCGACGATCTGAACGAAAATGCCGAGCGCGTTGCCCTGAAGTGGACGCCCACCAGCCGTCTGGAGGTCAACATCCACGCCGGCACCTGGCGCCGCGACGATGCGGGCGCCGGTTCCTATGGCTATAAGGTCGCGGGCACGCTGATCAATCCGGCGACCGGCTATCAGTCGATCAACGGCCAGCCCTATGCGGTCAACCCCTCGGTGCCCAATGGCGCGCCCAATGTGGCAGGCCGCGATGTGGGTATCCCGGTGACGGGCGGCCCCTGGACCAACAATTGGGATTACCAGCCCTTCGAACATATCGCCGAGGATTATGTCTCGGGCACGGCGGCCTACAACCTCGACCTCGCCACGCTGAAGTCGATCACCGGCTACACCCATTTCCGCGCCCATCGCAGCGCCGACAACGACCAGTCCAGCGTCACCTTCGAAGGTCTGGGCTATGGCTCGGGCGTGCAGGAGGCCAACACGCGCTCGGATGCTTTCACACAGGAAGTGCAACTGGCCTCGAACGGGAAATCGGCGCTGCAGTGGATCGTGGGCGCCTATTACCTGCATGACGCCATCTTCGAGACCTATCAGCAAAAGATCACCGCGCCGGGTGCCACCACCACGGGCTTCCGCGCCGATGCCGGGTTGCATACCGATGCCTATGCGCTTTACGGCCAGGGCACCTATCAGCTGATCCCTGATCTGCTGAAGGTGATCGCGGGCGCCCGCTACAGCCATGAAAAGAAGGCCTTCAACTTCGCCGACTGGGCCGATGCCGCGCCGGGCACCTATAATTTCATGTCGCCCTATTCGGTGACGTCAGGCGCGCCCAGCTTCAGCAGCGGCACATGGCGCGCAGGGCTTCAGGTCACGCCTGACCGCAACACGATGATCTATGCCACGGCCTCCACCGGTTTTGAATCGGGCGGCGTCAACGATACGGGCGGCAATCCGGCCATTCCTTCCTCCTATGCCCCGCAAAAGGTCTGGGCCTATGAGGCGGGTGTGAAATCGAAGATCCTTGGCGGCAAGGGCGAGATCGAGGCTTCTGGCTTCTACAACAAGTTCTCGAACCTGCAGATCAATGTCTATACGCCGCTGGTGTCCTATTTCGGTTCGGCGGGTCAGGCGCGCAGCTATGGTGGCGAACTGGCGCTGCGCCTCGATCCGGTGCCGAACCTGCATATCAACACCACTTTGTCCTTCATGAATGCCCGCTACACCCGCTACATCAGCGGCAACAACTTCTATGGGGCTTCGGGCGGGGCCGATCCGGTCTCGGTCGATCTGGCGGGCAAGAAGATCCCGCAGTCGCCCGATTTCAAGGCGACGGTGCTGGCCTCCTATGACATCGATCTGGGCAAGGCGGGCACGCTGACGCCTTCGGGCAACTGGCTGCATTCGGCGGGGTATTACACCACCGATTACAACACGGTGCTCGATTACCAGAAGGCCTATGACAAGCTCGGCGCCTCGCTGCGCTGGACTGCGGCCAAGGGCAACAACACCTATATCGAGGCCTATGGCGACAATCTGACCAATCAGGCCACGCTGCTGAGCGGCGTCGTCGGGCGGCTTGAGCGTGTTCAGGTCTCCTATGCCGCGCCGCGCACCTATGGCGTGCGGATCGGCACCAAGTTCTGA